Within Amycolatopsis sp. cg5, the genomic segment ACCAGCCGCAACGGCGTCAGCCCGCTCCGGCCGCGCGCGACCAGGTAGACGATGAGCATCGACCCCAGCGCGGCGACGAAAGCACCCGCCGACAGCGCGTAGATCCCGAAGGACGCGAACAACCCGAGCACCGAGACGGCGGTCGCGCCCACCGAAGCGCCGGAGGAGATCCCGAGCACGAACGGGTCGGCGAGCGCGTTGCGGACCATGGCCTGGATGGCGACGCCGACCGTGGCGAGCCCGGCGCCGACGACCGCGGCGAGCAGCACGCGAGGGAACCGGATGTCGAAGATGATCCGGTACTGGCCGACATCGGCGGCCGAAATGGACTCACCGAACAGCCCGGCACGCAGGAACGTCCAGGTCCGGCCGATCGGCACGGACACGGTGCCGATCCCGATGGACAACAGGACGGACACGAGCAGGAACACCACGAGGAGCGGGACGAGGACACGTCTGTCCACTGTGCACCTTTCTCGTAAACCACGACGAGATGGCAGAGCGAAGCAGTGTCCAGGCGGTGATCGGGCTCGTCCACGCGGAACGTGGACCTACCGTTGCGGGTCAGCGCCGGATTTCGACCGGCTTCCCCGCCTGGGCACCAAAACGGGGATAAAGCGGGCTTTACTCCCGGGAGTAAAGCAGGCTTTATCCCGCCGATACCCCGAAAGCCACTTTCGTCAGATCGGATCTGCCGAAAGTGGCTTTCGGGCTTCTGCTAAACGGTCGGGCGGGTGTTGGACGAGACCAGCGCGGCCAGCCGGTCGCCGATCGAGTGCGTCGGGCCAGGGTTGGCCTGGTCGCGGGTCGCCAGGTCGAACGCGACCGAGGCCTCGATGCGGCGCGCGGCTTCCTTCTGGCCCAGGTGGTCGAGCAGGAGCGCGACCGAGAGGACCGCGGCGGTCGGGTCGGCGAGACCCTGGCCCGCGATGTCCGGCGCGGAGCCGTGCACCGGCTCGAACATGGACGGGTTGCGGCGGGTGATGTCCAGGTTGCCGCTGGCCGCCAGGCCGATGCCACCGGTGACGGCGGCCGCGAGGTCGGTGATGATGTCGCCGAACAGGTTGTCGGTGACGACCACGTCGAACCGGGACGGGTCGGTGACCATGTGGATGGTCGCGGCGTCCACGTGGGAGTAGGCGACCGTGACGTCCGGGTGCTCCAGCGAGACCTCTTCGACGATGCGGGACCAGAGGCCACCGGCGTACTCGAGGACGTTGGTCTTGTGCACCAGGGTGAGGTGCTTGCGCGGGCGGGCCTCGGCGCGGTTGAACGCGTCGGCGACCACGCGGCGGATGCCGAACGCGGTGTTGACGCTCACCTCGGTCGCGATCTCGTGCTCGGTGTCCTTGCGCAGCAGGCCGCCGGTGCCCGCGTACGGGCCCTCGGTGCCCTCGCGCACGACGACCATGTCGATCTCGCTGTTGTCGGCGAGCGGGCCGCGCACACCCGGGTACAGCCGGGCGGGGCGCAGGTTCACGTGGTGGTCCATCTCGAACCGCAGGCGCAGCAGCAGCCCGCGCTCGAGGATGCCACTGGGGACGCTCGGGTCGCCGACGGCGCCGAGCAGGATCGCGTCGTGCTGGCGAAGCTCGCCCAGCACGGACTCGGGAAGCAGCTCACCGGTGGAGTGCCAGCGCGCCGCCCCGAGGTCGTAGTTGGTGATCTCAGCCGTCGGCACGACTTCGCCGAGCACCTTGAGCGCCTCGGCGACCACCTCGGGTCCGATCCCGTCACCTGGGATCACTGCGAGCCGCATCCACACACCTCCGTCGACGAGGCCTCCGGACTTCCCGGATGGCCCATCCTCGAGAAAACGCCAGCGACCGAAGGTTACCGGCCGTAGACAACGCGATGTAGCCGCACCACCCTTATGTCTGATCATCCCGGGATTTGGAACACCCAGACGGGTACAAAAGAAGGGGGTTCCCCCTGCACGGAGTGCAGAAAGAACCCCCTTCACACCCGGAAGATCAACCGACCCCGATGGGCTGACGGCCGCCCTGGCGGCCCGGCCCGGTCACCGGAAGAGGCTCTGCCGAACCACTCTGACCAGTGTTGATCTTGATGACATTCACCCGATCGCCTGAAGCGTTGTGGTGTTCCAGTGCCAGCAGGCCGAGCACGGTGTCGGTGGTGGCCGCGTTCCGGTTGACCACGAGCGCGGTACCCGGCTTGGCCGTGTACCCGAGCGCCGCGTCGCCGCCGCCCTGCACCGAGTAGCCCGGCGCGAGCACGTCGAACGACAGCGGACCGGCGACGAAGTCGATCAGCCCGTTGGTCGTACCGGGCGCGACGTACGGCCCGGCGGTGCCCACGGAGTAGCTGATCTTGTGCGAAGCGCCGTTCACGTCGATACCCAAAGCTGCGACACTGACCGGAAGGGTGACCACGTTGGTGTCGAACACGTTGGTGTCCACGTCACCCAGCTGACCGTTGACCGCCTGGACGTCGACCACCGAGCCGTCTGCCAGCGCGACCGTCTGGGCGAGCAGCACGTCCGTCGAGGGCGCCTTCGTCACGAAGGTCTCAAAATCCGGACGCCCGTCGCCGGTGGTGTCGATGTCGACGAACGGGATGGTGTTGCTGCCGAGGTTGGCCCAGTCGCTCCAGGTGGTGAGCCCGAACGCGAGCAGCGCGTTCTCCGGCTCGCCCTGCTGCTTGGCGAGCGGGGCGGTCGACGCGGCGCCGACATAGCGCAGGTCGGCGCCCTTGGCGGTGTTGTTGATCGTGCAGTCGGTGGTCGTCGAGTGGTCGCATTCGGCCAGCTGCGGCGACTCGGCCTGCAGTTCGAGCACGCTGATCAGCGAGCGGTAGCGCTGCGCGCCACTGCCCTGGTCGACGCCCTTGCCGGTCAGGTTGACCACGGCCTGCGTGCTCCCGTGGAAGTTCGCCTCGGCGCTGGTGGCGATGTCCGAAACCGGTTTGGGAGCCGAGTAGACGGCCACCCGCAGCGGCACGGTCGCGCCGCTGCGCGGGGTGAACGCGATCCGGCCGGACGCGTCGGCGAGGAACTGGCGCGCCAGCCCCGCCTGCTCGGTGGCCATGGTCGGGTCGATGACCTTGCGCAGCGCCTTCGGGTCGGTGATCTTCAGCGTCACCTTGACCGTCGTGATGCCACGCGGGCTCAGCTTCACCGTGTCCTTGTCCAGCTGGAATTCGACGCCGGGCAGCGTGTTCACGCCCTGGTAGGCGACGCCGTACTCGACCGGCTTGACACCCTTGTTGACGACCTTGACCGTCTTGGTCAGGCTCACCGGGCCACCCGCTTCGACGGTGCCGAAGTTGACGCTGACGGCACCCGGGTTGTCCACGACGTACGCGAGGACCTGGTTGTCCAGCGCGGCCTTCGCGTCGATCCGGCCGGTGCCGACGCGCTGCGGCGCGAAGGTGTGCCCGGCCGCGTCCTTGAGGTCGTGGCCCGCGGTGTCGATGACGGCGGCCTTGACCTCTTCGACGGTCCAGTCGGGGTGCGCCTCGCGGACCAGCGCGGTGATGCCCGCGGTGTGCGGCGCGGCCATCGAGGTGCCCGAGAGCACGGTCCGGTCGTTGCCGCTGCCGCGGAAGGCCGACGAGATCGTGTCACCGGGCGCGGTGATGTCCGGCTTCGACGCCGGGCCGCGGACACCGCGCGAGCTGAACGAGCTCGGGCTGTCCACAATGGAGTTGTCGTAGGTCTGCAGGCTCGCGCGGCCCTTGCCGCTGAGGTGGACCTGCAGCGTGCCCGCGTTCAGGCCCGGCCGCACCGCGTTGGTGGCCGAGGCGGTGAACTGGAACATCGGGTTGGTCGCGTTGCCCGCGATACCGGCGGAGAAGTGCTCCACAGTGGACGAAAGCAGCGTGCCCGCGGCGCCGGCGGCCTGCGCGTTGTTCGCGCGGACGGCGGAGCCGCACAGGCGCGTCGCGTCGTTGTTGTCCCACTCCAGCCAGGCGAACTTGCCCGCGACGGCGGCCTTGTCGGCGTCCGAATAGGGCTTGCAGCCGTCGGCGTTGGCCGCCGAGAGCTTCGCGACCGGCTTGGTCAGGTCGAGTGTGTCGAACCCGGTGTAGTTCTGGCTGAACTGGCCGCCCTTGGCGCCGGTGATCGGCGCGACGATGTCGGCCGCGTCCCGCAGGATCGAGCGGTCACGGCTGCTGGCGACGGTCAGCGCCTCCGGGGTGTTGCCCGGCGCGCCCGCGACGTCGTAGAGGTCGCCGCCGTTGCCCGCGGAGAAGACCGGGAGCACGTTGTTCGCGGCGATCTTGCGCACGAACAGCGAGTCGGGGTCGTCGGGCGCGTTGAAGTCGCCGCCGAGGCTGAGGTTGACCACGTCGAGGTGATCGCTGAAGTCGCCGTCACCGTCCGGGTCGAGCGACCAGTCGAGCGCCTGCGAGACGACGTTCGTCGAGCCCTCGCAGCCGAACACCTTGACGGCGTAGAGCAGTGCCTTCGGCGCGGTGCCGGGGCCGACCTTCAGCGCCTCGATCTTCTTGGCGTTGAGCTTCGAGTAGTCGCCCTTGAAGGTGGTGCCGTCGGCGTTGACGCCGAATCCGGCGACGGTGCCCGCCACGTGCGTGCCGTGCTCACCGCAGGCGAGCGGGTTCGGGTCGGGCGCCGGGGTGTCGCCGCGGTTGGCGTCGTAGTCGTCGCCGACCAGGTCCGTGCCGCCGACCACCTTGGCGGTCGGGAAGTACGCGGCGTCGACCTTGGTCCGGTCGATCGCCTTGTACGCCGCCGGAGTGCCGGGGCCGCCGAAGTCGGCGTGGGTGTAGTCGATGCCGTCGTCGATCACGCCGACGCGCACGCCGTCGCCGAGCCTGCCGGTCTGCTGCCAGGTCGCGAGGGTGTTGGTGAGCTGGACGGCGCTGGAGTTGGTGCGAGACTTGGGAACGACGGTGCGCACGGCCACCACGTCCGGGCGCTTCGCGAGCTCACGCAGCTTCGCGGCATCCGCGGTCACGACGGCGCCGGAGACGGCGTTGGCCGTCTGGGTGATGACCTTGGCGCCGCGGTCGCTCGCCTTGAGCTGGCCGACGACCGCGTCCACGGCGGCGGCCGTTTCGGCCTTCGCGGCCTTGGCGGCCTGCTTGGCCTTTTCCTTGCCCTTGTGCTGTTCCGCGTTGAAGGCGTCGACAGCCGGCTTCTTGGCCAGCTCGACGAACGCGGTGATCTTGCCCTGCGCGGCGCTCACACGCGGCGACAGCTTCCCCTTGATCCCCGAAGCGTTGACTTTCGCCGTGCCGACCCCATCGGCGAGCGGCACGTCCTGGGCCGAGGCGGGCGGGGCGGCGATGACCGCCGCAGCCAGCACCGCGGCGGCGTAGACCGGTATGCGTCTTCTCATAGGCGGCTACCTAACCCGAAGATCAGCCGCCGCAACAGGGCAAAAAGGGTCGTGAGTGGTATTGCCGGTTAGAACCGGCAATACCACTCACGACTGCCTTAGCCCAGATGGATGCCGCGGATGGTGTGGGTGCCCACGCCCGCGCCGATCGGCTCCAGCAGGTGCGCGCCGACCTCGCGGTCCACGCGCAGCAGCATGACCGAGTCCGAGCCGTCGGTGGTCTGGCTGATCTGCGCGGCCTCGATGTTCACGCCCGCCTCGCCGAGCAGGGTGCCGACGCGGCCCATGATGCCGGGGCGGTCGGGGTACTCGAGCAGCAGCACGTCACCCTCGGCACGCAGGTCGAAGTGGCGGCCGTTGACCTCGACGATCTTCTCGACCTCCTCCTTGCCGGTGACCGAGCCGGAGACGGTGAGCGTCTGGCCGTCGGCGGTGACCACGCGGATGGTGACCGCGCTGCGGAACTTCGGGCTCTCGGTCTCGGTGACCAGCTCGACCTGCACGCCACGGTCGGCCGCCAGGCGCGGCGCGTTGACGAAGGTGACCTGCTCGTCGACGACGCCGGTGAAGACACCGCGCAGCGCGGCGAGCTGCAGGACGCTGACGTCCTCGCCTGCCAGCTCGCCCTTGACGGTGACGGTCACCGAGGCGGGCGCCTTCGGGTTCAGCGCGGACAGCACGGTGCCGAGCTTCTGGGTGAGCGAAAGGTACGGGCGGACGTGCTCGCCGACCGTGCCGCCGCCGGTGACGTTGACGGCGTCGGGCACGAAGTCGCCGCGCAGCGCCAGCAGCGTCGAACGCGCGACGTCGGTGCCGGCGCGGTCCTGCGCCTCGGCGGTCGACGCGCCCAGGTGCGGGGTGACGACCACGTTCGGCAGGTCGAACAGCGGGCTCTCGGTGGTGGGCTCGGTGACGAAGACGTCGATGCCCGCGCCGCCGACGTGGCCGGAGCGGATGGCGTCGGCGAGGTCCTCTTCGACGATCAGGCCACCGCGCGCGGCGTTGACGATGATGACGCCCTGCTTGGTCTTCTTGAGCGCTTCGGCGTCGATGAGGCCCTTGGTCTCGGGTGTCTTCGGCAGGTGGATCGAGATGAAGTCGGCGCGCTCCAGCAGCTCGTCCAGCGTGACGAGCTCGATGCCGAGCTGCGCGGCGCGGGCGGCGCTGACGTAGGGGTCGTACGCGATGAGCTTGGTGCCGAACGCGGCGAGGCGCTGCGCGAACAGCTGGCCGATCTTGCCGAGGCCGACCACACCGACGGTCTTGCCCTGCACCTCGACGCCCGAGTACGAGCTGCGCTTCCACGCGCCGCCACGCAGGCTCTCGCTGGCGGCCGGGACGCGGCGGGCGACCGAGAGCAGCAGCGCGACCGCGTGCTCGGCGGCGCTGACGATGTTGGAGGTCGGGGCGTTGACGACCAGCACACCGCGCTCGGTGGCGGCGGGCACCTCGACGTTGTCCAGCCCGACGCCCGCGCGGGCGACGACCTTCAGGCGGGTGGTCGCGGCGAACACCTCGGCGTCGACCTGGGTCGCGGACCGCACGAGCAGCGCGTCGGCACTCTTCACGGCCTCGAGCAGCGCGGCACGGTCGGTGCCGTCCACATGCTGGACGTCCACCTCGTCACCGAAGACACTGAGGACGGAGGGCGCGAGCTTTTCCGCGATGAGGACGACGGGCTTGCTGGCATTGGTCACGACGCTGCTCCCACTAATTGGTCACTAAATCGAGGACGCTCTCAACGGCGCACGACGTTGTGCCCGGATAGGCCGCAGTTTAGCTCTGCGCACCCCCACCTTGCCGAGTGCATTGTTAACTTGCCCGCAACCCGGTGACAACAAGAGCGAAAAGCCGATCCATCCCATCATCGGATGGATGATGTTCGCTCGCCCAAACAACGGCGTGGGTAAGGAGAAGCAGTTCGCGCGTCGTGGCGCCCGCGCGCAATTCGCCCGATTCGCGCGCCCTGTCCACCAGCTGGGACGCGGCGGCCTGCATCTCATGACATGAGACGTAGAGCGGCGAGCCCGGCTGGTCGATGGCGGCCGCCATCGCCTCCGGCAGCCCCTTGTACTCACTCGACGTCTTGCCGAGCCCGAGTAGCCAGGTCGTCAGCGCCTCGAACGGCGACGGATGGCCGAGCAGCTCGCGCGCGGCGGCGGCCTGACTGTCGAACCGATCCCGGAGCAAGGTCTCGATGAGCGCCTCGCGGGTCGGGAAATGCCGGTAGAGCGTGCCGATCCCGACGCCGGCGTTGCGCGCGATGTCCTCCAGCGACGCCTCGACGCCATGGCTGCGGAAGGCGAGTTTCGCCTCACTGAGCAGGCGTTCGTAGTTGCGGAGGGCGTCGGCGCGCATGGGTCCGACAATAGTGGGTGACAAATCGGAGGATACCTCCGTATATTAACCGGAGGCAGCCTCACCTTCTGGAGGGAACACGACAGTGAGCGTTGGAATCTGGACTTTCACCTTGGAGGGCAAGAAACCCGCCGAAATCCGCGATGCCGCACAGCAGATCGAGGACCTCGGTTTCGACACGCTCTGGTTCGGCGAGGCGTACGGCCGCGAGGCATTCACCCAGGCCGCCGTCCTGCTGGCGGCGACCTCGAAGTTGCGCGTCGCCACCGGCATCGCCCAGACCGCCTGGCGCGAACCGGCCGCGGCGGCGGGCGCGGAACGCCTGCTCGATCAGGCCTATCCCGGCCGCTTCGTGCACGGCCTCGGCGGCCACCGCGTCGGCTCCCGCCCGGTCACCGCCATCCGCGATTACCTGACCGCGCTGGACAAGGCGCTCGCCGAGCCCGCACCGACGCGCGTCGTCGCCGCGCTCGGCCCCCGCATGCTGGAGGTCGCCCGCGACCACGCCGACGGCGCGCACCCGTACTTCGTCCCCGTCTCCCACACGGCCTTCGCCCGCGATGTGCTCGGCCCCGGCAAGTTCCTCGCGGTCGAGCAGGCGGTCACCTTCGACCCGGCGCTGGCACGCGAACACGTCGGCCTCTACGTGAAGCTCGCCCCGCACCACCAGGCGAACCTGCGCCGCCTGGGCTTCAGCGAGGAAGAACAGGCCGCCGTCTCACCCCGCCTCGTCGACGCACTGGTCGCCGTCGGCCCTGACGCGATCGGCGCTCGCGTCCAAGCCCAGCTCGACGCGGGCGCCGACCACGTCTGTCTCCAAGTGCTCACCGGCGACGACGAAATCCCGCTGGCGGAGTGGCGCAGGCTCAAAGACGTCGTGAGTGTTTAGACCGGTTAGAACCGGCCGTACCGCTCACGACCCCTAGGCTGGACGAATGCAGGCCTACCAGTCGGATCCCGAGTACTACACCGGGCGAGCGTTCGGGTTGCTCGAGTCGGCTGAGGACGGGACACCGGGCGCGGTCGCGGCGTTCGGCGACCTGCCGCGTGACGAGAACGGCGCCCGGACCGCGCTGGCGCGGCAGCACGGGTTCGCGACTTGGCGTGAGCTGCTCAAGCACGACGTGGGCGACGAGCCGTTCGCGCGGGCTTACCGGGCCATCGAGAGCCGGGACATCGAGGGGCTCACGGCGATCGTCGACGAGCATCCCGAGGTCGTGAATGTCAGTGGCACCAACGGAAACGACTTGCTCGGCATGGCGGGGGCGACCTGCGACGAGCGGCTCAGCAAGGTCTTGCTCGACCGGGGCGCCGACCCGGCGCGGGGCAACGTTCACGGCTGGACCCCGTTGCACCAAGCCGCGTACAGCAACCTGCCACCGCTGATCGACATGCTGCTCGAAGCGGGCGCGCCGACGGACGTCTCGGCGCGCGGCGACGGTGGCACTCCCCTTGTGGTGGCGTTGTTCTGGGGCAATCGCGAAGCTGCCGAGAAGCTCGCGCACCACAGCCTCGCGCCGGGGAATCTCCGGGTGGCCGCCGGGCTCGGACGTATCGATCTGCTCGGCACAGCAGGCGGCGAGCATCGGCAGTTTTACCGGCCACACAGCGGTTTCCCGCGCTGGAAGCCGGCCGACGACCCGCGCGAGGCCTTGGACGAAGCACTCACCTGGGCCGCTCGAAACGACCGCACCGAGGCGGTGGAAGCACTCGTCGCGCGCGGCGCCGATCTCGAAGCCGACGTCTACCGCGGCACCCCGCTGCTCTGGGCCGCCGCGCAGGGGAAGGTCGCCGCTGTCCGCAAGCTGATCGAACTCGGCGCGAACGTCAACGCACAGGCCACTTTCGGCGGACCGGGACACGGCAAGGACGTCACCGCGCTACACCTCGCCGCGCAGAACAACGCGCTCGACGTCATCGGCGTCCTGCTCGACGCCGGAGCCGACCCGGGCCTGAAAGACGGGCTGTTCGACAGCACGGCCGCCGGGTGGGCCGAGCATTGCGAAAGCCCCGAGGCGCTGGAAGTGCTCGTGCGCGTTGCGGGCGACTGTTGAGCGGAAGGCCGAGGTGGCGCGTCTGGTTTACCACGGCCGGGTGCCCGTGTGGGAAATGCGTCGTTGAACGACGCAAACAGCACTCACCCAGCCACGAGACCCAGGCATGAAGGGAGCCTTCATACCTGGCTCGACGTGGGTCAGGGCCTCCCTCACCCGAGCCAAGCGGGTCAGGGCCTCCCCCACCCGCATATACGGTCGAACTAGGCCCTCACCCCAGGAATCCGAGCGAACTAGGCCCTCACCACGCCCGACCACGCACGAGGCAGCCGATGAGGAGGTCGTGAGTGTTTTCGCCGGTTAGAACCGGCCGTACCACTCACGACCCCCACGCACGAGCCTTTTACAGGAAGCTGTTGACGAGCTTGAGCCACTCGGGCTTGACCACCCAGCCGTCGGGGCTCAGGTAGTAGATGCCGTGCGTGTCCGGGTTCGAGCCGCTGATCCGGTAGGTCCACCAGGCCCAGCCGATGTCGTTCTCGGCGAACGCGCCGAGCACGCTGCGCGCCTTCGCGCGGCTGTCCGGGTTGCCGCTGGGAATGCCGACCTGGTTGATCCAGACCGGCGCGTCGAAGCGCTGCCGGAAGTCGAGGATGTCGGGGATGCGGGACAGCGTGTTGTCGAAGATGAAGTAGTTGCCGGTGTAGATGACGTTCGGGTCGATCGTGGTGTGCGCGCCGGGGAGATGCTTGAGGTTGTAGTTGTCGTTCGGGCCGACGATCACCGGGATGCGCGCGTCGATGCGGCGGATCACCGGGATGATCGAATCGTAGAACGCGCGCACGCCGTCGTCGTCGACGCCGATCGGCTTGGGCTCCGGCAGGATTTCGTAGGCGCCCATGTACGGCACGGTGCGGTAGCGGTGGGCGAGGAACTGCCACACCTCGACGAACTGCTGCTTCATCGCCGGGTTGGACCAGAAGTTGTCGGGACGCCCGCCGGCGCCCTGGCCGTAGTCGGAGTCGACGAACAACGTCACCCAGAGGTGCTTGTCCACGGCGCGGGCGATCGTCTGGTCCAGTAGCGCCAGGTGCGCGGGGTCGATGTGGCCCGGCGCGTCCGGGTCGCGGCTGTCGACGTCCTCCTTCCACTCACCCCACCAGCGCAACGGGATGCGCACCGAGTTGGCGCCGGCCGCGGCGTTGTCGGCGCCGTCCTCCGGCTGGACCGTCCCCCACTGCCCCCAGTTGTAGCCACGCAGGACGATCGGGTGCCCCTGCGGATCGAGCACCTGGGCGCCGGAGACCTTCAGGCGTTGCGGCAGCGCGCTCGGCGGCGCGGCGTCCGCGGGCAGGCACGCGGTCAGCAGCAGCCCGCAGGCCGCCACCACC encodes:
- a CDS encoding TetR/AcrR family transcriptional regulator; amino-acid sequence: MRADALRNYERLLSEAKLAFRSHGVEASLEDIARNAGVGIGTLYRHFPTREALIETLLRDRFDSQAAAARELLGHPSPFEALTTWLLGLGKTSSEYKGLPEAMAAAIDQPGSPLYVSCHEMQAAASQLVDRARESGELRAGATTRELLLLTHAVVWASEHHPSDDGMDRLFALVVTGLRAS
- the serA gene encoding phosphoglycerate dehydrogenase, with translation MTNASKPVVLIAEKLAPSVLSVFGDEVDVQHVDGTDRAALLEAVKSADALLVRSATQVDAEVFAATTRLKVVARAGVGLDNVEVPAATERGVLVVNAPTSNIVSAAEHAVALLLSVARRVPAASESLRGGAWKRSSYSGVEVQGKTVGVVGLGKIGQLFAQRLAAFGTKLIAYDPYVSAARAAQLGIELVTLDELLERADFISIHLPKTPETKGLIDAEALKKTKQGVIIVNAARGGLIVEEDLADAIRSGHVGGAGIDVFVTEPTTESPLFDLPNVVVTPHLGASTAEAQDRAGTDVARSTLLALRGDFVPDAVNVTGGGTVGEHVRPYLSLTQKLGTVLSALNPKAPASVTVTVKGELAGEDVSVLQLAALRGVFTGVVDEQVTFVNAPRLAADRGVQVELVTETESPKFRSAVTIRVVTADGQTLTVSGSVTGKEEVEKIVEVNGRHFDLRAEGDVLLLEYPDRPGIMGRVGTLLGEAGVNIEAAQISQTTDGSDSVMLLRVDREVGAHLLEPIGAGVGTHTIRGIHLG
- a CDS encoding 3-isopropylmalate dehydrogenase, with product MRLAVIPGDGIGPEVVAEALKVLGEVVPTAEITNYDLGAARWHSTGELLPESVLGELRQHDAILLGAVGDPSVPSGILERGLLLRLRFEMDHHVNLRPARLYPGVRGPLADNSEIDMVVVREGTEGPYAGTGGLLRKDTEHEIATEVSVNTAFGIRRVVADAFNRAEARPRKHLTLVHKTNVLEYAGGLWSRIVEEVSLEHPDVTVAYSHVDAATIHMVTDPSRFDVVVTDNLFGDIITDLAAAVTGGIGLAASGNLDITRRNPSMFEPVHGSAPDIAGQGLADPTAAVLSVALLLDHLGQKEAARRIEASVAFDLATRDQANPGPTHSIGDRLAALVSSNTRPTV
- a CDS encoding glycoside hydrolase family 5 protein is translated as MIKRSVGLVVAACGLLLTACLPADAAPPSALPQRLKVSGAQVLDPQGHPIVLRGYNWGQWGTVQPEDGADNAAAGANSVRIPLRWWGEWKEDVDSRDPDAPGHIDPAHLALLDQTIARAVDKHLWVTLFVDSDYGQGAGGRPDNFWSNPAMKQQFVEVWQFLAHRYRTVPYMGAYEILPEPKPIGVDDDGVRAFYDSIIPVIRRIDARIPVIVGPNDNYNLKHLPGAHTTIDPNVIYTGNYFIFDNTLSRIPDILDFRQRFDAPVWINQVGIPSGNPDSRAKARSVLGAFAENDIGWAWWTYRISGSNPDTHGIYYLSPDGWVVKPEWLKLVNSFL
- a CDS encoding S8 family serine peptidase produces the protein MRRRIPVYAAAVLAAAVIAAPPASAQDVPLADGVGTAKVNASGIKGKLSPRVSAAQGKITAFVELAKKPAVDAFNAEQHKGKEKAKQAAKAAKAETAAAVDAVVGQLKASDRGAKVITQTANAVSGAVVTADAAKLRELAKRPDVVAVRTVVPKSRTNSSAVQLTNTLATWQQTGRLGDGVRVGVIDDGIDYTHADFGGPGTPAAYKAIDRTKVDAAYFPTAKVVGGTDLVGDDYDANRGDTPAPDPNPLACGEHGTHVAGTVAGFGVNADGTTFKGDYSKLNAKKIEALKVGPGTAPKALLYAVKVFGCEGSTNVVSQALDWSLDPDGDGDFSDHLDVVNLSLGGDFNAPDDPDSLFVRKIAANNVLPVFSAGNGGDLYDVAGAPGNTPEALTVASSRDRSILRDAADIVAPITGAKGGQFSQNYTGFDTLDLTKPVAKLSAANADGCKPYSDADKAAVAGKFAWLEWDNNDATRLCGSAVRANNAQAAGAAGTLLSSTVEHFSAGIAGNATNPMFQFTASATNAVRPGLNAGTLQVHLSGKGRASLQTYDNSIVDSPSSFSSRGVRGPASKPDITAPGDTISSAFRGSGNDRTVLSGTSMAAPHTAGITALVREAHPDWTVEEVKAAVIDTAGHDLKDAAGHTFAPQRVGTGRIDAKAALDNQVLAYVVDNPGAVSVNFGTVEAGGPVSLTKTVKVVNKGVKPVEYGVAYQGVNTLPGVEFQLDKDTVKLSPRGITTVKVTLKITDPKALRKVIDPTMATEQAGLARQFLADASGRIAFTPRSGATVPLRVAVYSAPKPVSDIATSAEANFHGSTQAVVNLTGKGVDQGSGAQRYRSLISVLELQAESPQLAECDHSTTTDCTINNTAKGADLRYVGAASTAPLAKQQGEPENALLAFGLTTWSDWANLGSNTIPFVDIDTTGDGRPDFETFVTKAPSTDVLLAQTVALADGSVVDVQAVNGQLGDVDTNVFDTNVVTLPVSVAALGIDVNGASHKISYSVGTAGPYVAPGTTNGLIDFVAGPLSFDVLAPGYSVQGGGDAALGYTAKPGTALVVNRNAATTDTVLGLLALEHHNASGDRVNVIKINTGQSGSAEPLPVTGPGRQGGRQPIGVG
- a CDS encoding ankyrin repeat domain-containing protein; this encodes MQAYQSDPEYYTGRAFGLLESAEDGTPGAVAAFGDLPRDENGARTALARQHGFATWRELLKHDVGDEPFARAYRAIESRDIEGLTAIVDEHPEVVNVSGTNGNDLLGMAGATCDERLSKVLLDRGADPARGNVHGWTPLHQAAYSNLPPLIDMLLEAGAPTDVSARGDGGTPLVVALFWGNREAAEKLAHHSLAPGNLRVAAGLGRIDLLGTAGGEHRQFYRPHSGFPRWKPADDPREALDEALTWAARNDRTEAVEALVARGADLEADVYRGTPLLWAAAQGKVAAVRKLIELGANVNAQATFGGPGHGKDVTALHLAAQNNALDVIGVLLDAGADPGLKDGLFDSTAAGWAEHCESPEALEVLVRVAGDC
- a CDS encoding TIGR03620 family F420-dependent LLM class oxidoreductase codes for the protein MSVGIWTFTLEGKKPAEIRDAAQQIEDLGFDTLWFGEAYGREAFTQAAVLLAATSKLRVATGIAQTAWREPAAAAGAERLLDQAYPGRFVHGLGGHRVGSRPVTAIRDYLTALDKALAEPAPTRVVAALGPRMLEVARDHADGAHPYFVPVSHTAFARDVLGPGKFLAVEQAVTFDPALAREHVGLYVKLAPHHQANLRRLGFSEEEQAAVSPRLVDALVAVGPDAIGARVQAQLDAGADHVCLQVLTGDDEIPLAEWRRLKDVVSV